The Salegentibacter mishustinae genome includes a window with the following:
- a CDS encoding two-component regulator propeller domain-containing protein → MLPEGKVDSTRGISSTKIVHNIFEDSNGTLWFSSNAGLFSYASDSLINVSKKAGIQTNFVNEVFEDKNGELWVSAKNGLYNLTGNKAENITKGKIETGKGIGSLAEDKDGDIWFVADQHFLYTYNGEKIIEHKKT, encoded by the coding sequence ATTCTTCCTGAAGGTAAAGTAGATTCTACTCGAGGTATTTCAAGTACAAAAATAGTTCATAACATATTCGAAGATAGTAACGGTACATTATGGTTTAGTTCAAATGCCGGTCTGTTTTCATACGCCAGCGATTCTCTTATAAATGTTTCTAAAAAAGCAGGAATTCAAACAAATTTTGTCAATGAAGTATTCGAGGATAAAAATGGTGAATTATGGGTTTCAGCAAAAAACGGACTCTATAATTTAACAGGTAATAAGGCTGAAAATATTACTAAAGGTAAAATTGAAACAGGAAAAGGTATAGGCAGTTTAGCAGAAGATAAAGATGGTGATATTTGGTTTGTTGCAGACCAACATTTTTTATATACCTATAATGGCGAAAAGATTATTGAACATAAGAAAACATAA
- a CDS encoding two-component regulator propeller domain-containing protein codes for MSDTNRQINQVLRTMFQDSHGSLWFATLNGAFKLESDSLIYIDKIISESGKGVTIKDITEGIDGKIWLGHTDGVSSVDGEEMKNYYQSDGLISNDVWSIAADKKGDIWIGSIDGVCVFNG; via the coding sequence TTGTCTGATACCAACAGGCAGATAAATCAAGTTCTAAGGACAATGTTTCAGGACAGCCACGGGAGTTTATGGTTTGCAACTCTAAACGGGGCATTTAAACTTGAAAGTGATTCATTAATCTATATCGATAAAATCATTAGTGAATCGGGAAAAGGTGTAACAATAAAAGATATTACAGAAGGCATTGATGGTAAAATTTGGTTGGGTCATACGGATGGAGTAAGCAGTGTGGATGGAGAAGAGATGAAAAATTATTACCAATCTGACGGATTAATTAGTAATGATGTTTGGTCAATTGCTGCCGATAAAAAAGGTGATATTTGGATTGGAAGCATAGATGGTGTTTGTGTTTTTAACGGTTAG